A genomic window from Sulfurimonas paralvinellae includes:
- the rnc gene encoding ribonuclease III, with amino-acid sequence MHKNIETLEKKLGYEFHDKKLIIEALTHKSYKQPYDNERLEFLGDAVLDLVVGEYLFKKFQHSDEGKLSKIRASLVNETGFDKLARALNLGDYILLSNAEDNNGGREKSSLLSNAFEAIMGAVYLEAGLKTVERIAIGLIEENHKEISLDSLFRDFKTTLQELTQARFGVTPEYKVIASRGPDHKKEFEVAVFIEDKEYARAVGKSKKIAQQEAAKLAVDILKEEK; translated from the coding sequence ATGCATAAAAACATAGAAACGTTAGAAAAAAAATTAGGATATGAATTTCATGACAAAAAGCTCATTATCGAAGCGCTGACACATAAAAGTTATAAACAGCCCTACGATAATGAGCGATTGGAATTTTTGGGAGACGCTGTTTTGGACCTTGTTGTTGGTGAGTATCTTTTTAAGAAATTTCAGCATTCCGATGAGGGAAAACTATCAAAAATAAGAGCATCTCTGGTAAATGAGACAGGTTTTGATAAACTAGCCCGCGCTTTGAACCTTGGCGATTATATTTTACTCTCCAATGCAGAAGATAACAATGGCGGGAGAGAGAAGTCTTCTTTGCTCTCCAATGCTTTTGAAGCGATAATGGGAGCCGTATACCTTGAAGCCGGTCTAAAAACAGTAGAGCGCATTGCAATCGGTCTGATAGAAGAGAATCATAAAGAGATATCACTTGATTCTCTCTTTAGAGATTTTAAAACAACGCTACAGGAGCTCACGCAGGCACGTTTTGGTGTTACTCCGGAGTATAAGGTCATCGCCTCACGCGGGCCTGACCATAAAAAAGAGTTTGAAGTGGCAGTATTTATAGAAGATAAAGAATACGCAAGAGCTGTCGGAAAAAGTAAAAAGATAGCACAGCAAGAAGCTGCTAAATTGGCAGTTGATATATTGAAAGAGGAAAAATAG
- the aroC gene encoding chorismate synthase has translation MNSFGMKLRFSTFGESHGKALGCILDGVPAGLDIDEAYIQSELDRRKPGKSEFETARKEADKVEILSGVFEGKSTGTPIAMIIYNTNQKSKDYSNIKDVFRPGHADFTYFHKYGMRDYRGGGRSSARETAARVAAGAIAKLMLRSLGIEVLSGISEIHGIKAQKYNYSYVNESIIYALDPDIEPAQKEAVLEAKNRHDSVGGVSRVLIKGVPVGLGQPLYYKLDGVLADAMMGINAVKAVEIGDGVLSARALGSTNNDAIRANGFETNHAGGILGGISNGDDIVLNVYFKPTPSIFQKQHTVTTTNEEVDFSLKGRHDPCVAIRGTIVCEAMAALVIADMLLLNMGSTMSGLINYYK, from the coding sequence GTGAACAGTTTTGGAATGAAATTGCGATTCTCTACATTTGGAGAATCTCATGGAAAAGCTCTTGGATGTATTTTGGATGGTGTACCTGCTGGCTTGGATATAGACGAAGCATACATTCAAAGTGAACTTGACAGAAGAAAACCGGGAAAGAGTGAATTTGAAACGGCGAGAAAAGAGGCTGACAAAGTAGAGATTCTTTCAGGCGTATTTGAAGGTAAAAGTACCGGTACACCAATCGCCATGATTATTTATAATACAAATCAAAAATCTAAAGATTATTCTAACATCAAAGATGTTTTTCGTCCCGGGCATGCGGATTTTACCTATTTTCATAAGTATGGTATGAGAGATTATCGCGGAGGCGGAAGAAGTTCTGCACGTGAGACGGCTGCGCGTGTTGCAGCGGGGGCAATTGCGAAGCTGATGCTGCGCTCTTTAGGCATAGAAGTCCTTAGCGGTATCAGCGAGATTCACGGTATAAAAGCGCAAAAGTATAATTATTCGTATGTGAACGAGAGTATCATTTATGCGCTTGATCCTGACATTGAGCCAGCACAAAAAGAGGCTGTTTTGGAAGCTAAAAATCGTCATGATTCTGTTGGCGGTGTTTCCCGTGTACTTATCAAAGGTGTACCGGTTGGGCTCGGACAGCCGCTTTATTATAAACTTGACGGTGTTCTTGCCGATGCAATGATGGGTATCAATGCAGTCAAAGCAGTGGAGATAGGTGATGGTGTCCTGAGTGCACGCGCTCTTGGTTCAACAAACAATGATGCTATTCGTGCAAATGGTTTTGAGACCAACCATGCCGGCGGAATACTCGGAGGTATCAGTAATGGCGATGATATTGTGCTCAATGTCTACTTTAAGCCTACTCCTTCTATCTTCCAGAAACAGCATACTGTAACGACTACAAATGAGGAGGTCGATTTTTCTTTAAAAGGGCGACACGATCCATGTGTTGCGATTCGAGGAACTATTGTCTGTGAGGCAATGGCAGCGCTTGTTATTGCTGATATGCTGCTGCTCAATATGGGGTCTACCATGAGCGGTTTAATAAACTATTACAAATAA
- a CDS encoding YeiH family protein, whose amino-acid sequence MAFSPENRKGTIYGIIFVAIFAAAATSIAQISFVKSLGISPLVIGIVLGIFYANTLHNHIPSEWGTGITFSGKKILRFAIVFYGFRITFQQIMEVGLSGFTVSLIMLSTTFLLGTYLGIKVFKMDRDTSMLTASGASVCGAAAVLATEPVLKAEGHKTAVAVSMVVLFGTISMFLYPVLYSTIIAHASGFLHMTPEQFGIYTGGTIHEVAQVVAVPASVPTATIPMADVTASGMTAQALHDQMANSAVIVKMTRVIMIAPMLIVLGLYLSMQAKKTGKAGDKLQLVIPWFAVYFIGMAGFNSLDLVPHEIVGTINQIDTFLLTMAMTALGMGTIFSKFKGLGLAPLYTAGAMFVWLVVGGFVVTKFVTSVL is encoded by the coding sequence ATGGCATTTTCACCAGAAAATAGAAAAGGTACTATTTACGGTATCATTTTTGTTGCAATTTTTGCGGCAGCAGCGACATCGATCGCGCAAATCTCATTTGTTAAATCACTGGGTATATCACCACTCGTTATCGGTATCGTACTTGGTATTTTTTATGCAAATACACTTCATAATCATATTCCTAGTGAATGGGGAACGGGTATTACTTTTTCAGGGAAAAAGATTCTTCGTTTTGCTATCGTATTTTATGGTTTTAGAATTACGTTTCAACAAATTATGGAAGTAGGTCTCAGTGGTTTTACTGTTTCACTTATTATGCTTTCAACAACTTTTTTACTTGGAACATACTTAGGTATTAAGGTATTTAAAATGGATAGAGATACTTCTATGCTGACAGCTTCCGGTGCATCTGTATGTGGTGCAGCAGCAGTTCTGGCAACGGAGCCCGTTTTAAAAGCGGAAGGGCATAAAACAGCAGTTGCTGTATCTATGGTTGTTCTTTTTGGTACGATCTCAATGTTTTTATATCCTGTTCTGTATTCTACCATTATTGCACATGCAAGCGGATTTTTACACATGACACCGGAACAGTTTGGTATCTATACCGGAGGAACTATTCATGAAGTAGCACAGGTTGTTGCCGTTCCTGCATCAGTACCAACGGCGACTATCCCTATGGCTGATGTTACTGCTTCTGGTATGACGGCACAGGCACTGCATGACCAAATGGCAAACTCAGCAGTTATTGTAAAAATGACACGTGTTATAATGATTGCTCCGATGCTTATTGTTTTAGGTCTGTATCTTTCTATGCAGGCTAAGAAAACAGGAAAAGCAGGCGATAAACTGCAACTTGTTATTCCTTGGTTTGCGGTATATTTCATCGGTATGGCAGGATTCAACTCTTTAGATCTTGTTCCTCATGAGATTGTCGGAACAATCAACCAGATAGATACTTTCCTTTTAACTATGGCTATGACAGCTCTTGGTATGGGAACAATCTTCTCAAAATTTAAAGGTCTCGGTCTGGCACCGCTTTACACTGCAGGTGCAATGTTCGTGTGGCTTGTTGTCGGTGGTTTCGTAGTCACTAAATTTGTAACTTCGGTTTTATAG
- a CDS encoding DUF4395 domain-containing protein, whose protein sequence is MNLQSFLWEYGEKVPGYDVTVINEREARAAAGILFALGMIVIFVGIGYNHIIVARVYLAFLFIDFFARTLSPTYSPSLLLGKYIVRNQKPEYVGGLQKRFAWSLGWFISWFMMNWFVLHWDITFYKVMLCVLCLTLMFLETAFGVCVGCMIYKWITRKNPEHCPGGVCEMRVKEPIQRFNPIQATIAIVTAVALFAGIYLFLAKTESKTFFGQFLHEAVLTKAQLQKEEDEKFERESAGAFENDDF, encoded by the coding sequence TTGAATCTTCAAAGTTTTTTATGGGAATATGGAGAAAAAGTTCCAGGGTATGATGTCACGGTCATCAATGAAAGGGAGGCCAGAGCGGCAGCAGGAATTCTTTTTGCACTTGGGATGATTGTTATCTTTGTTGGAATCGGTTATAACCATATTATCGTTGCACGTGTTTATTTGGCATTTTTATTTATCGATTTTTTTGCAAGAACGCTGAGCCCTACTTATTCTCCTTCATTGCTACTTGGAAAATATATCGTTCGCAATCAAAAACCGGAGTATGTCGGTGGCCTGCAAAAACGCTTTGCTTGGTCGCTTGGCTGGTTTATTTCATGGTTTATGATGAATTGGTTCGTACTGCATTGGGATATTACTTTTTACAAAGTTATGCTGTGTGTCCTTTGTCTGACGTTAATGTTTTTAGAGACAGCATTTGGTGTGTGTGTAGGGTGTATGATTTACAAGTGGATCACTAGAAAAAATCCAGAGCATTGTCCTGGCGGTGTCTGTGAAATGCGTGTCAAAGAGCCTATTCAAAGATTCAATCCTATACAGGCCACGATCGCTATTGTAACTGCTGTTGCTCTTTTTGCAGGTATTTATCTCTTTCTTGCAAAAACGGAATCAAAAACATTTTTTGGGCAGTTTCTACATGAAGCCGTACTGACAAAAGCACAGCTTCAAAAAGAGGAAGATGAAAAATTTGAAAGAGAATCAGCAGGAGCCTTTGAAAACGACGACTTTTAG
- a CDS encoding tetratricopeptide repeat protein, with protein MDMFFIEFRDPLFSIIVFFAIIFIITFFSYWWGRYRRTQDSKHLDRFLRQFRALPSKDELQVLISSGELSEKSWLLLANSYYKNGDYEKSIEIYNEILNVGSKANARETMFLLGKTYFKAGFLERSKQIFLEILKASPRTPQALHYLLLVYEYMKDYKSALEVLEPLDELEEDVNLERAYLLTLQTLSDAETDERQKAQKLLEIYETYHSLSYLIFEYIFRVDVQIAWQHLDLSKSELLTELLWRCDTKELDLDIISKSAFLRELYSARGDMKLAKSSSQFELDILIKLEGKAHATLTFEYICDNCKSVSPFAFSRCSSCHAIDSARVELGLGRDYAKDFGEENNSFQ; from the coding sequence ATGGATATGTTTTTTATAGAGTTTCGTGATCCTCTTTTTTCCATCATTGTCTTCTTTGCCATTATTTTCATCATCACTTTTTTTTCTTATTGGTGGGGACGTTACAGACGTACGCAGGACTCAAAACACCTTGATAGGTTCTTACGGCAGTTTCGTGCGCTGCCTTCAAAAGATGAACTGCAGGTTCTCATATCAAGCGGTGAACTCTCCGAAAAGTCCTGGCTGCTCTTGGCAAATTCTTACTATAAAAACGGCGATTATGAGAAAAGTATAGAGATATATAATGAGATACTTAATGTAGGAAGTAAAGCAAATGCCCGTGAGACAATGTTTTTACTTGGAAAGACCTACTTCAAAGCAGGTTTTTTGGAACGCTCAAAACAGATATTTTTAGAGATACTAAAAGCAAGTCCGAGAACACCGCAGGCGCTTCATTATCTTCTTTTGGTATACGAATACATGAAAGATTATAAATCAGCCTTAGAGGTGCTTGAGCCGCTTGATGAACTTGAGGAAGATGTCAATTTGGAGAGAGCATATCTACTTACACTGCAGACCTTGAGTGATGCTGAGACGGATGAGCGGCAAAAAGCACAAAAACTGCTTGAAATATATGAAACTTATCATTCTCTTTCTTATTTGATATTTGAGTATATCTTTAGAGTGGATGTACAGATAGCATGGCAGCATTTGGATCTTTCAAAAAGTGAGCTTCTTACAGAGCTGCTGTGGCGATGCGATACAAAAGAGCTGGATTTGGATATAATTTCAAAAAGTGCTTTCTTGCGTGAGCTCTATAGTGCCCGCGGTGATATGAAACTTGCAAAGAGCAGTTCCCAGTTTGAGTTGGATATTCTTATAAAACTAGAAGGTAAAGCTCACGCAACACTTACTTTTGAGTACATCTGCGACAACTGTAAAAGTGTTTCTCCTTTTGCATTTAGTCGCTGCAGTTCTTGTCATGCAATTGACAGTGCAAGAGTAGAACTTGGTCTCGGCAGGGATTATGCTAAGGATTTTGGTGAAGAAAATAACTCTTTTCAGTGA
- a CDS encoding recombinase family protein, translating to MVIAYIRPDKNFAPVHEQLQLINSYAVANDLIIDDEFVDYTSQNKRLEDRKDVTQYFQSKNQATLLIYDVWVLTTNMEDLIQMFSCLLKNEFAVHFIKQSVIMTQQSSVMLVLGLMDQLRQRLQNDSKRVIGRPKGSRSNSKFDVYINEIIAFIREGKSVSEMARLLNVSRSSLKDYIESRELKQVAFGSLLMTAPKDAEEQVINTITCPN from the coding sequence ATGGTAATTGCATACATAAGACCAGATAAGAATTTTGCTCCTGTTCATGAACAGTTACAGTTAATAAATTCTTACGCTGTTGCAAATGACCTTATTATTGATGATGAGTTCGTTGACTATACGTCACAAAACAAACGTCTCGAAGATCGAAAAGATGTGACACAATATTTTCAGTCTAAAAATCAAGCGACACTTTTAATCTATGATGTATGGGTGCTCACAACAAATATGGAAGATCTTATTCAGATGTTTTCCTGTTTGTTGAAAAATGAGTTCGCAGTACATTTTATAAAACAATCTGTTATAATGACACAACAGAGCAGTGTGATGCTTGTTTTAGGATTGATGGATCAGCTTCGTCAGAGACTTCAAAACGATTCCAAAAGGGTTATTGGCCGACCTAAAGGGAGTCGTTCGAACTCAAAATTTGATGTTTATATAAATGAAATTATTGCATTTATACGAGAGGGTAAAAGTGTGAGTGAAATGGCACGCCTTTTAAATGTGAGCAGAAGTTCACTAAAAGACTACATAGAGTCACGTGAACTCAAGCAGGTCGCATTTGGATCACTGTTAATGACAGCACCAAAGGATGCAGAAGAACAGGTAATCAATACCATTACCTGTCCAAATTAA
- the rnhA gene encoding ribonuclease HI, translating into MKKITLFSDGSALGNPGPGGYGVVLRYGDKEKELSGSEDHTTNNRMELKGVIEGLKALKEPCDVDIVSDSSYVVKGINEWLDGWIKKDFKKVKNPDLWKEYIEVAKPHKIHAIWVRGHDGHVENERCDKLARDAAQSAKDLL; encoded by the coding sequence GTGAAGAAAATAACTCTTTTCAGTGACGGCAGTGCCCTGGGCAATCCTGGTCCCGGCGGGTATGGTGTTGTATTGCGCTATGGCGACAAGGAAAAAGAACTCAGTGGTTCTGAAGATCATACGACAAATAACAGGATGGAGTTAAAAGGGGTTATAGAAGGCTTAAAGGCTTTAAAAGAGCCTTGTGATGTCGATATTGTCTCGGACTCTTCTTATGTTGTTAAAGGTATCAATGAATGGTTGGACGGTTGGATAAAAAAAGATTTTAAAAAAGTTAAGAATCCGGATCTCTGGAAAGAGTACATAGAAGTTGCAAAACCGCATAAGATACACGCAATTTGGGTGCGTGGTCATGACGGGCATGTTGAAAATGAGCGCTGTGACAAACTAGCCCGTGATGCAGCCCAAAGTGCAAAGGATTTACTCTAA
- a CDS encoding DUF748 domain-containing protein — protein sequence MLKKIIKYLFYLFVAYLFIGFFILPFVLKPQLVKTIEYQTRTKVTIESLSFNPLIFTLKASNIHLKALDDKPLFALKRLEINLNPSSLLYGAVHLKELSLVMPEVHLVYNKDKSINLLNVIKENNQTKILHKESKKSELPRIIVDKIKLENGRLYYTDFTRKTPFEFSLENIGFALNDFDTKNITKNSAGLRLYSKLGDGGFVDFQSQILSIVPFKIKGTLDFQASKLYTEWKYMQDVLKLEVADGKVSFHTKYMLNLDDINATKIDDLNLAVDKLRIKPKDEDRDILNLDSLYVKNALILPMQQNVQVKKVGLHGLKVKAKRYKNGSIDWLELTKMPDSEINATQQTPQGDNTSKPWNVTLQSLALEKIFLEFKDESIVPNVTTTVKRLDIYADDLTLAGEKPFSYQIKLQLNESGMCDINGTLAHKKLNLATYAVCKNLDIAHYRPYIDKAAKKNLKKYDLSLEHALLDLEAAAQVQEHNNTLAINVNDANLSLKKLFLDKTSTKEKLAQFKDFTIKGIVLDSEAKELQVADVALNDFTTNVVRYKDAKLNVADVVVAKEAKQGQKQPKSAKAEKPFRVKIKHIAMNNAKVLVEDRAISKVQKQRLDKINVIVHDFDIQKRSWLRYKASMRINRKGKLTASGKLQHTPLKQSGTLSLQRLSLKELTPYLQEQSYVSIDDGRFSLRVDESYSKSKKYPDVRVHGEAALDSLFISNTNDVNSSLFSLNELRIKPFTLELFPNRLYIDNVAVDSFYVAAKIDENKTINFAKLMKQSAETNENNVTTAVDKNISKKTKKSFPVKIAKINVTNGSASFSDLSLPIKFKTDIHDLNGAVYAVSNSPGDTTYINIDGEVDKYGSTKLSGSVDSFNPKEYTDLSFNFKNLDLHNMSGYSASFAGYPIDSGKLYLDLGYQIMHSELSATNNIMIKKIKLGKEMEGDDVNHLPLGFVIGLLEDSDGIIDIDMPIKGNVDEPDFKYGALVWKTLGNLIAKAVTSPFKFLGSMMGLDGEELEFIAFEFGKSDIMAPQREKLDKLAKLMNKRPKLILQVNAVYDEVYDLKALKRQKLIAMVIQKSGDENIKNKKTALNIDMLEDLYAQLHEDDKQEKLKEKLEKEYKDDDKAYERAYQNALIELCTQIQPVSEEELNALAKQRVVKIQNYLIEQKSLNAQRVAVGKLEKLHKGDEEIVKLNLDIEVQSSDK from the coding sequence TTGCTTAAAAAAATAATAAAATATCTCTTTTATCTCTTTGTTGCCTATCTGTTTATAGGTTTTTTCATCCTTCCTTTTGTTTTAAAACCACAACTTGTAAAAACTATAGAATATCAAACCAGAACAAAAGTAACCATAGAATCTCTCTCATTTAATCCTCTGATATTTACGCTGAAAGCTTCAAACATTCATTTGAAAGCTCTTGATGATAAGCCACTTTTTGCTTTAAAAAGGCTGGAAATCAATCTCAATCCAAGTTCTTTGCTGTATGGAGCAGTACATTTAAAAGAGCTATCGTTAGTGATGCCTGAAGTGCACCTTGTTTACAATAAAGATAAAAGTATAAATCTTCTCAATGTAATCAAAGAGAACAATCAAACAAAAATATTACACAAAGAGAGTAAAAAGAGTGAACTGCCTAGAATCATCGTCGATAAAATCAAACTTGAAAACGGACGTCTCTATTATACGGATTTCACTCGCAAGACACCTTTTGAATTTTCACTGGAAAATATCGGATTTGCATTAAATGATTTCGATACAAAGAACATTACAAAAAACAGTGCGGGCCTGCGGCTTTATTCTAAGCTTGGTGATGGTGGTTTTGTTGATTTTCAGAGTCAGATTCTCAGTATTGTACCTTTTAAAATAAAAGGTACATTGGATTTTCAGGCGAGTAAACTTTATACTGAGTGGAAGTATATGCAGGATGTTTTAAAACTTGAAGTTGCGGATGGAAAAGTCTCTTTTCATACGAAATACATGTTGAATCTAGATGATATCAATGCAACAAAAATAGATGATCTTAATCTCGCAGTGGATAAACTTCGCATAAAACCAAAAGATGAAGATAGAGATATACTCAATTTGGACAGCCTGTATGTGAAAAATGCTCTCATACTGCCGATGCAGCAAAATGTACAAGTTAAAAAAGTCGGATTACATGGCTTGAAAGTAAAAGCAAAGCGGTATAAAAATGGTTCGATAGACTGGCTTGAACTCACTAAGATGCCAGATAGTGAAATAAATGCAACGCAACAAACACCGCAGGGGGACAATACCTCAAAGCCATGGAATGTTACTCTACAATCGCTTGCTTTGGAGAAAATTTTCTTAGAGTTTAAGGATGAATCGATTGTTCCGAATGTGACAACGACAGTGAAGAGACTTGATATCTATGCAGATGATCTTACGCTTGCAGGTGAGAAACCGTTTTCATATCAGATCAAATTGCAGCTAAATGAGAGCGGTATGTGTGATATCAATGGAACGCTTGCACATAAAAAACTAAACTTGGCAACGTATGCCGTCTGTAAAAATCTGGATATTGCCCATTACAGACCTTACATCGATAAAGCTGCCAAGAAAAATCTGAAAAAATATGATCTCTCTTTAGAACATGCTCTACTCGACCTAGAAGCTGCTGCACAAGTTCAAGAGCATAACAATACACTTGCGATAAATGTCAATGATGCCAATTTGTCTCTCAAAAAGTTGTTTTTAGATAAAACAAGCACAAAAGAGAAACTTGCGCAGTTTAAAGATTTTACAATCAAGGGAATAGTGCTGGACAGTGAAGCAAAAGAGTTGCAAGTTGCGGATGTGGCATTGAATGATTTTACGACGAATGTGGTCCGCTATAAAGATGCAAAGCTCAATGTCGCAGATGTTGTTGTTGCGAAAGAGGCAAAACAAGGTCAAAAACAGCCAAAATCAGCCAAAGCAGAAAAACCTTTTCGCGTAAAGATAAAGCACATAGCGATGAACAATGCAAAAGTACTTGTAGAAGATAGAGCAATCAGCAAGGTACAAAAACAGAGACTTGATAAAATAAATGTCATTGTTCATGATTTTGACATTCAAAAAAGGAGTTGGCTACGATACAAAGCTTCTATGAGGATAAATCGCAAAGGAAAGCTTACTGCGAGTGGAAAGCTACAACATACACCGCTAAAACAATCAGGAACACTCTCTTTGCAGCGACTTTCACTGAAAGAGCTGACCCCCTATCTGCAGGAGCAAAGCTATGTCAGTATAGATGATGGGCGTTTTTCCTTACGGGTAGATGAAAGTTACAGCAAATCAAAAAAATATCCGGATGTGAGAGTACATGGTGAAGCAGCGTTGGATTCTCTCTTTATCAGTAACACAAATGACGTAAACAGTTCACTGTTTTCATTAAATGAGCTTCGCATTAAACCTTTTACTTTAGAGTTGTTTCCAAATAGGCTCTATATAGACAATGTCGCTGTTGATTCTTTTTATGTGGCGGCAAAAATCGATGAAAACAAGACGATTAACTTTGCAAAACTGATGAAGCAAAGCGCTGAGACAAATGAGAACAATGTAACGACTGCAGTTGATAAAAACATTTCTAAAAAAACGAAGAAATCTTTTCCTGTGAAGATTGCAAAGATAAATGTAACAAATGGTAGTGCTTCGTTCAGTGATCTTTCTTTGCCTATAAAATTTAAAACAGATATTCATGACCTCAATGGTGCTGTTTACGCAGTTTCAAACTCACCGGGAGACACGACGTATATAAATATAGACGGAGAAGTGGATAAGTACGGCTCTACAAAATTAAGCGGCAGTGTTGACAGTTTTAACCCCAAAGAGTATACGGATTTGAGTTTCAATTTTAAAAATCTCGATTTGCACAATATGAGTGGCTACAGCGCGTCATTTGCAGGTTATCCGATTGACTCGGGGAAACTCTATCTTGACCTTGGATATCAGATCATGCATTCAGAGTTAAGTGCTACGAATAACATAATGATTAAAAAGATAAAACTCGGCAAAGAGATGGAAGGGGATGATGTCAATCATCTGCCGCTTGGTTTTGTTATAGGACTGCTCGAAGATAGTGATGGCATCATAGATATTGATATGCCAATCAAAGGAAATGTTGATGAACCGGATTTTAAATATGGTGCACTCGTATGGAAAACTTTGGGTAATCTCATCGCAAAAGCGGTCACATCCCCATTTAAGTTTTTGGGTTCTATGATGGGATTGGATGGAGAAGAGCTGGAGTTTATTGCCTTTGAATTTGGAAAAAGTGACATAATGGCTCCTCAGAGAGAAAAACTGGATAAACTGGCAAAACTTATGAATAAACGCCCTAAACTCATTCTGCAGGTCAATGCCGTTTATGATGAGGTTTATGATCTCAAAGCACTTAAACGTCAAAAACTTATTGCAATGGTGATACAAAAAAGCGGTGACGAGAACATTAAGAATAAAAAAACAGCTTTGAATATTGATATGTTGGAAGATCTTTATGCCCAGTTGCATGAAGATGATAAGCAGGAGAAACTCAAGGAGAAACTTGAAAAAGAGTACAAAGATGATGACAAAGCATATGAGCGTGCCTATCAAAATGCTTTAATTGAACTGTGTACACAAATTCAACCGGTAAGCGAAGAAGAGCTTAATGCACTTGCCAAGCAAAGAGTTGTGAAAATTCAAAATTATTTGATTGAACAAAAATCATTGAATGCCCAGCGAGTGGCTGTCGGTAAGCTTGAAAAGCTGCATAAGGGTGATGAAGAAATCGTAAAACTCAATCTTGATATTGAGGTTCAAAGCTCAGATAAATAA
- the ccoG gene encoding cytochrome c oxidase accessory protein CcoG, producing the protein MSEEKKGIKIPTPWRIKRYYVYTMATIVALVLPWIEVNGHHFFLLSFDKMKLDLAFVQFDMQEMYLMPFLLMLMFITIFGMTVMGGRVFCGWVCPQTVFRVIYRDLIETKLLHLRKRIGNKQQEPDMSKPENKAKKLIAILIWTVLALIAGADFMWYFVPPEDFFKYLQNPSEHMTMIGFVVGIAAFLIYDIVFLKENFCIYVCPYSRVQSVLYDDHTVMAIYDEHRGGKIYEDDGHGDHIKLVNKQKDLKEIDPNAECTTCEKCVTVCPTHIDIREGLQLECINCLECVDACTTVMGKLGKPSLVQWSSEYEVVERKGKTKLFRPKIIGYIAVLIIITIMLGFMASKKEYMLLNINKETRLYAVKHPTADKFVVDNSYVFLLQNTQDKPMKFYFDVIPPKGMEGKIRIVKPSKPFRVVPDVKKKKIVTLSTTEMLADNPRKDTIIPIKIHAFALDKDGKPSKKISVYRDTIFVFPKESVLGVKKQ; encoded by the coding sequence ATGAGTGAAGAAAAAAAAGGTATTAAGATACCGACTCCATGGAGGATAAAGCGCTATTATGTCTACACAATGGCAACGATTGTTGCTTTGGTTTTACCATGGATTGAAGTAAATGGGCACCATTTCTTTCTATTGAGTTTTGACAAAATGAAACTTGATCTTGCTTTTGTTCAATTCGATATGCAAGAGATGTATCTTATGCCGTTTTTATTAATGTTGATGTTCATTACAATTTTTGGGATGACGGTAATGGGTGGACGTGTTTTTTGTGGCTGGGTATGTCCGCAAACTGTATTTCGTGTCATATATCGTGACCTGATAGAGACAAAATTACTGCATCTTCGTAAAAGAATCGGCAACAAGCAACAAGAGCCGGATATGTCCAAGCCTGAAAATAAAGCAAAGAAATTAATTGCTATATTAATATGGACAGTATTAGCGCTTATCGCAGGAGCGGATTTTATGTGGTATTTCGTTCCGCCGGAAGATTTCTTCAAATATCTGCAAAACCCTAGTGAACACATGACTATGATAGGATTTGTTGTCGGAATTGCAGCTTTTCTTATCTATGATATTGTTTTTCTAAAAGAGAACTTTTGTATCTATGTCTGTCCTTATTCTCGTGTTCAATCAGTGCTCTATGATGACCATACCGTTATGGCGATCTATGATGAGCATCGTGGTGGTAAAATATATGAAGATGATGGACACGGCGATCATATAAAGCTTGTTAACAAGCAAAAAGATCTTAAAGAAATTGATCCAAATGCCGAGTGTACGACCTGTGAAAAATGTGTGACGGTCTGTCCGACGCATATTGATATTCGTGAAGGTTTACAGTTAGAGTGTATCAACTGCCTTGAGTGTGTTGATGCGTGTACAACCGTAATGGGTAAACTTGGAAAACCATCGCTTGTGCAATGGTCGAGTGAATATGAAGTAGTAGAAAGAAAAGGAAAAACAAAACTTTTCAGACCTAAAATTATAGGTTATATCGCTGTTTTGATCATCATTACAATTATGCTTGGTTTCATGGCGTCAAAGAAAGAGTATATGCTTTTAAATATCAATAAAGAGACAAGACTTTATGCTGTGAAGCATCCAACGGCTGATAAATTCGTAGTAGATAATTCATATGTCTTCTTACTGCAAAATACGCAGGATAAGCCGATGAAATTTTACTTTGATGTAATACCGCCAAAAGGAATGGAAGGAAAAATAAGAATTGTAAAACCATCCAAACCGTTTAGAGTTGTTCCTGATGTGAAAAAGAAAAAAATCGTAACGCTTTCAACGACAGAAATGCTGGCTGATAATCCAAGAAAAGATACGATTATCCCTATAAAGATTCATGCATTTGCACTTGATAAAGATGGCAAGCCAAGTAAAAAAATCTCTGTATACAGAGATACTATCTTTGTTTTCCCAAAAGAGAGTGTTTTAGGAGTGAAAAAGCAATAA